The segment TAATCAAACATCCGAATTCATTACGTATATGGTCGCCTTTTTTGACGCCGTAAGCGCCGGCATCTGAAAGCGTATCGCTGAGAACGATCGTAGATTTGCCGGTGATGGGCGAGATCAAAGTAAAGAAATTGTCATTGGGTTTATATTCCGCACCAAGCGATAGGGTGATATATGCCGGTGACATAAATTCTGAAATCAAAGTTTTAGGAGTAGTATTGTAATCGAAGCCTTTGGCAAATTGCGTACGAAAATCGAACAAAGCGCTGTAACTCCAGTGACCAACGGCTTCGCGGCCAAATTTGGATGTAAGAATAATTTTGTCATCGCTTTTTCTGAAAGGATTATCGCCTTGTTTGATGATGCCGTAACCGAGATCGAGCGTATTGTCCCAGCTAATTTTATCTTTTTTCATATTGGCAAATAGCGTGATAAGCCCGTTGACGGCGAGAGAATTTTCACCGCCGGCCGACCAGTTTTTTAATCCGACTTGGCTGAGATTGACCCCGACGGCGCCGCCGGTCTTCCATGTTTTAGTAGTGTCTTGAGCTGTGGCGGAATAAAAACCAGCTATAAAGAAAAGCAATGCGTGTAATAAACTTTTCATGATAATCTCCGGTAGATGGTAACTTTATTTATTTTTTTAACAAATCGCGAATTTCAGCAAGTAAAAGTTCCTGCTTGGGCGGA is part of the bacterium genome and harbors:
- a CDS encoding DUF3078 domain-containing protein, with protein sequence MKSLLHALLFFIAGFYSATAQDTTKTWKTGGAVGVNLSQVGLKNWSAGGENSLAVNGLITLFANMKKDKISWDNTLDLGYGIIKQGDNPFRKSDDKIILTSKFGREAVGHWSYSALFDFRTQFAKGFDYNTTPKTLISEFMSPAYITLSLGAEYKPNDNFFTLISPITGKSTIVLSDTLSDAGAYGVKKGDHIRNEFGCLINSAYKRKVMEGIDFQTKLNLFSSYKDIKHIDVNWENLLLMKVNKYVSSSVSTQLIYDNDIKDTDGKAKWQFKEVIAVGLLYNF